CGCGCCAAAGAGAAACACCCGCGAGAGGCTCAGCCAGTTGACGTTGCGGTTCTTGGAAAAGACCTCGCGGAATGCCGCGTCCTTGCGCCCGGTTGGCAGGCCGGAGGGCATGCGCAGCACGACCGCGATCAGGATCGCCGCCAGCACCGCCGCCATGCCCAGCACCGAAGGCACGAAGCCGGCGAGCCCCAGCAGCGCCGCGCCGAGCAAAAAGCCCAGCCCCTTCACCGCGTTCTTGGAGCCGGTCAGCAGCGCCACCCAGCGGAAAAGCCCGTCGCCGCCCTTGGGCGCCAAGAGCTTCACCGCCGATTTCGAGGACATCTTGGCGAGATCCTTGGCCACGCCGGACGCGCCCTGCACCAGCATCACATAGGCCACCGAGGCGCCGATGGCCCAGGACGGATCCAGCCGCGCCAGCGCCAGCAGCGCCACGACCTGAAGCGTCAGCCCGGCATAGAGCGTCGCGGTCAGCCCGAACCGCGCCGCGATCCAGCCCGCCGAGAGGTTGGTGACCACGCCGGCGATCTCGTAGAGCACGAAGAGATAGGCGAGCTGCACCGGCGAAAAACCGAGCGTGTGGAAATGCAGCAGCACCAGCATGCGCAGCGCGCCGTCGGTGAGCATGAAGGCCCAGTAGGCGGCGGTCACCGCCACATAGGCGGCAAGCCCGCTGGCTCGGTCGGTCGGCATGTCGGGCGGTCCTTTGGGTGGCGGCGTTGGGGGGAGTATTTTTCAGAAAGATGAAAGGGGTATGTCAGAGCGAGGCGCCGACCATCCGCGCCACATCGGCGAGCCGGTTGGCATAGCCCCATTCATTGTCATACCAGGCGTAGAGCTTGAGCTGGGTGCCGTCGGTGACCATGGTGGAAGGCGCGTCGATGATGCTGGAGCGCGGGTCGTTCACATAATCGCAGCTCACCAGCGGGCGCTCCTCATAGCCGAGAATGCCCCTGAGCGGGCCTTCGGCGGCCTGTTTGAAGAGCGCATTGACCTCTTCGGCGGTCGTGGCGCGTTCGAGCTCGAAGACGCAATCGGTCAGCGAGGCGTTGAGCAGCGGCACCCGCACCGCGTGGCCGTTCAGCTTGCCCGTGAGCTCGGGGTAGATCAGCGTAATCGCGCTGGCGCTGCCGGTGGTGGTGGGGATCAGCGAATTCAGCGCCGAACGGGCGCGGCGCAGATCCTTGGCGGGCCGGTCGACGATGGTCTGGGTGTTGGTCACGTCGTGGATCGTGGTGATCATGCCGTGTTTGATGCCGAGATTCTCGTGCACCACCTTGACCACCGGGGCGAGGCAGTTGGTGGTGCAGCTCGCCGCCGTCACGATGTGATGTTGTGCCGGGTCGTATGCGTCGTTGTTGACGCCATAGACGATATTGGCGGTGGGGCCGTCTTTGACCGGGGCCGAGACCACGACCTTCTTCACGCCGGCGGCGAAATAGGGGGCGAGCCTGGCCTCGGTCTTGAAGACGCCGGTGCAGTCGATCACCACGTCGATCCCGTCGAGCGGCAGATCCTCGATGCGTTTTTCGCCATGCACGGGCAGGCAGGTGCCGTCGATGGTGACGCTGTCCGCATCGTGGGAGAACGCGGCGGGCCAGCGCCCGTGCACCGTGTCGAATTCCAGCAGATGCGCATGCATCGCGGCATCGCCCACCGCGTCGTTGATCCAGGCGATCTCCGCGCCGCTTTCGAGCAGCGGGCGGAGCGCGAGCTTGCCCATGCGGCCAAGCCCGTTCAGAGCGTAGGTGGTCATTGCGTGTGGTCCTCGGTGTCGGGATGGCCGATACGGTCGACGGCGTGTTGCAGGGAAATCCGGTCGAGCGTGCCGAGCGGCAGGGCGGTGAAGGCCGTGAGCCGGTGTTTCAGCATGCCGAAGACCTGCTGGAAGGCGAGGCGTTTTTCCGCGTCGGTGCCGGTCGCTTTCACCGGATCGGGCAGCCCCCAATGGGCGCTGATCGGCTGGCCAGCCCAGGCGGGGCAATCCTCATTCGCGGCGCGGTCGCAGACGGTGAAGACAAAATCCATCTTCGGCGCGTCCGCGGCCCAGAATTCCGAAACATGCTTGGCGCGCAGCGTGGCCGTCGGCAGACCCTTGTCTTCCAGCATCGCCAGGGCGATGGGGTTCAGCTCGGAGTAGGGCTGTGTGCCGGCGGAATAGGCCTCGAACCGATCGCCGGCGAGATTGCGCAGCAGGGCCTCGGCCAGGATCGAGCGGGCGGAATTGCCGGTGCAGATGAACAGCACATTGTACTTGCGGGGGGCCATGGCGGGGTTTCCTTGCATGGGGGCGGAGGGCTGCGGCGGGCAGAGATCGGGGCGCCCGTGGCAACAATCGTCGAAGAGAAACCCGATCAGCCCGCGCATCGCGCCGACATCGGCGCGGTAAAGCAGCGACCGGCCGTCACGGGTCTGGGTGATCAGCCCGGCCTCGCGCAGCGCGGAGAGGTAGACCGAGGCGGTGCTGGCCTTCAGCCCCAGTGCCGCGCCGATCTCGCCTGCCGGCACCGCATCGGGATAGCGGCGCAGGAGCAGGCGGAATAGGTCCATCCGCTGCGGGTGACTGAGGGTGCTGAGCTGAGTGAAGCGATTCGTTTCCACATTTCATGAAATAATGAAATATAGATTGGACGGCAATGATATTCTGTGCGGTTCCGGGCGGGAAAGAGAGGGGAGGGTGGGCAAGGATCGCCCACCCAATGCGGGATCAGCCGGTGATGCCGTTGATCCGGGCGTGATGCAGCGCCGCGACGGCGCAGGAGGCGAGGCGGCTCATGTCGTCATCGGCCCGGCTGTTGAGGATCACCGGCACCCGCGCGCCCATCACCACGCCCGCGGCTTCGGCGTGCGAGATGTAGGTGAGCTGCTTGGCCAGCATATTGCCCGCATCGAGATTGGGCGCCACGAGGATGTCGGCATGGCCGGCCACCGCCGAGGTGATGCCCTTGGTGCGCGCGGCGGCGATGTCGACCGCGTTGTCCATGGCCAGCGGCCCCTCCACCAGCCCGCCGATGATCTGGCCGCGATCGGCCATTTTCGACAGGAGCGCCGCGTCGATCGAGGAGGGGATGTCGGGGTTGACCGTCTCGGTCGCGGAAAGCACGCCGACCTTGGGCTGTTCCATGCCCAGCGAGATCGCCAGGTCGATGGCGTTCTGGGTGATATCGACCTTGGTCTTGAGATCGGGGGCGATGTTGATGGCGGCATCGGTCACCAGCAGCGGATGCGGATAGCCCGGCACGTCCATCACGAAGATATGGGTGAAGCGGCGGCCCATGCGCAGCCCGGTCTGCTTGTCGAGGATCGGGCGCAGCAGCATGTCGGTGTGCAGATGGCCCTTCATGATCGCCTGCGCGCGGCCCTCATGCACCAGCTCGACCGCCCGCCGCGCGGCGTTGCGCTCCAGCGGTTCCTCGACGATCTCGATCCC
The window above is part of the Salipiger abyssi genome. Proteins encoded here:
- the arsJ gene encoding organoarsenical effux MFS transporter ArsJ, with product MPTDRASGLAAYVAVTAAYWAFMLTDGALRMLVLLHFHTLGFSPVQLAYLFVLYEIAGVVTNLSAGWIAARFGLTATLYAGLTLQVVALLALARLDPSWAIGASVAYVMLVQGASGVAKDLAKMSSKSAVKLLAPKGGDGLFRWVALLTGSKNAVKGLGFLLGAALLGLAGFVPSVLGMAAVLAAILIAVVLRMPSGLPTGRKDAAFREVFSKNRNVNWLSLSRVFLFGARDVWFVVGIPIYFYAVLSDGSEAGNRMAFFVIGSFMAVWIILYGAVQAAAPKLLHARARGAAAIVADAKTWALALSVVPLALALLTLAAGSPAPWLTALLVAGLLVFGAIFAVNSALHSYLILAFTEDRRVTMDVGFYYMANAAGRLMGTVLSGASYQLGGLPLCLGTAAAMVALSAWGAGHLRAEPAARPA
- a CDS encoding ArsJ-associated glyceraldehyde-3-phosphate dehydrogenase produces the protein MTTYALNGLGRMGKLALRPLLESGAEIAWINDAVGDAAMHAHLLEFDTVHGRWPAAFSHDADSVTIDGTCLPVHGEKRIEDLPLDGIDVVIDCTGVFKTEARLAPYFAAGVKKVVVSAPVKDGPTANIVYGVNNDAYDPAQHHIVTAASCTTNCLAPVVKVVHENLGIKHGMITTIHDVTNTQTIVDRPAKDLRRARSALNSLIPTTTGSASAITLIYPELTGKLNGHAVRVPLLNASLTDCVFELERATTAEEVNALFKQAAEGPLRGILGYEERPLVSCDYVNDPRSSIIDAPSTMVTDGTQLKLYAWYDNEWGYANRLADVARMVGASL
- a CDS encoding arsenate reductase/protein-tyrosine-phosphatase family protein, which codes for METNRFTQLSTLSHPQRMDLFRLLLRRYPDAVPAGEIGAALGLKASTASVYLSALREAGLITQTRDGRSLLYRADVGAMRGLIGFLFDDCCHGRPDLCPPQPSAPMQGNPAMAPRKYNVLFICTGNSARSILAEALLRNLAGDRFEAYSAGTQPYSELNPIALAMLEDKGLPTATLRAKHVSEFWAADAPKMDFVFTVCDRAANEDCPAWAGQPISAHWGLPDPVKATGTDAEKRLAFQQVFGMLKHRLTAFTALPLGTLDRISLQHAVDRIGHPDTEDHTQ
- a CDS encoding bifunctional enoyl-CoA hydratase/phosphate acetyltransferase — encoded protein: MHIENRTFDELKEGDSAELRRLVTADDLLAYANVSGNHNPLHIFDEDGDGDGRPEAMAPGSFIAALVGAVLGNVLPGAGTLYRAQSWVFHARIFADDEIVMRVTVTGKNEQDTTVTLATEVRRVADDALVLSGVAEVLAPRRKVEYDSHDLPGLIVQRHRHFEKFLKKAEPLPALKTAVVCPDEPNALGGALKARAHTLIEPILIGAPDKIAEVARAMGASLDGIEIVEEPLERNAARRAVELVHEGRAQAIMKGHLHTDMLLRPILDKQTGLRMGRRFTHIFVMDVPGYPHPLLVTDAAINIAPDLKTKVDITQNAIDLAISLGMEQPKVGVLSATETVNPDIPSSIDAALLSKMADRGQIIGGLVEGPLAMDNAVDIAAARTKGITSAVAGHADILVAPNLDAGNMLAKQLTYISHAEAAGVVMGARVPVILNSRADDDMSRLASCAVAALHHARINGITG